A window of Pleuronectes platessa chromosome 20, fPlePla1.1, whole genome shotgun sequence genomic DNA:
GtatgacacactcacacacacacactaacagactGTCGCAGTCGTTAAAGGTCTTTTGAGTTTAAGTAACTTTGCTTGAGGACACTTCCAAATTCAAACTGGAAGACcaggggatcgaactgccgaccctcTGGTCACCTGCgctttacctcctgagccacagacgTCATCTGATACTCAACAGGAAGCCGTCTTTACTTTTAGATGAATCCTGTTGGTTTTTATACGACATCAAAATACGTCTACCTCAGGTTTAAGTCTGGTTTAACTTAACTCTACATTTCTATTCTGAATCTTGTTCTTCAGTCATTATCCAGAACGCGTCCCCcagctgttcttcctcttcaccaccaGGGCGCAGTAGAGCAGCTGTtctacaaagagacacacagactctttatttttctttatttgtctcAGTCAGAAGAGTCTGACCCTTTAACTcaagtagaaaaataaaaaaactcaaacatcaGAAAAATGTGAAAACGATGATTGATCTGGATTTTCATTCCCAATAGACGACTGAAACCAGATCTGAAGAATTCTCTGATAGGACGACGTCGTCTCTCCTTCACTGAGTGGAAGGATTTTCTGATTGTCCGTTCACCAAACATTTCAacctaaaaaacacaaacaccaggtTGTTTACACCAGATTCAAACAGTCTAGACACATCCAAACCAGATTCCAAAGGTTTCAAAGAGGTTTCAAACTGGATTCTCTTGGTTTAAAACCGAACCCGACAGTGTGAACAGGTTAAACTGGAATATGAGCCTCGTCATGATCTGCATCCAGATTGTTTAAAGTGGTTTAAATCAGATCATGAATTAGAACGAACATATTCAACTGGGTCCTGACACCAGGTTCCTAACTGCACTGTGACAGAGTGAGCTGATCCAGAACAGtgaaagggtcaaaggtcagactgACCGCTGCTGATGTTCGTCGCAGAAGGAGCCGAGTCGCTGCATCTCATTCTGGAAAAAACTCTGGAAGACAAAGAGGAACAGAAGTGGTCCTGGGTCAGGTCGGAGACCCGGACTTGGTACAAAGCAGGTCTACAGGAACTGTCAATAACTGACGTCATTTACAGTCAGAGTCTGAGCAGTAGTGAACgtggtatcaaggtcccgcccatacatgcCCTCAACCAATCCTGATTCAGTCTCAGATGTCAATCACGCGGCTaagtctgtttttatatcatcaaataactcattcaaaccaaactgatcagaaacacgtgaacaaacatcagagagaagagaacgacctgaaacgacagaaacatctttacacaCATTTCTTTAACGTCTGCTTCTAGTttggtcccatctgctaacatggaggtttatgacctgtactacagccagacaccagggggcgatcattatgatttggtgtgtgtgtgtctctaccaGTATCTGTGTGTTCATGCTGTTCACAGTTGTTGAGTTTTCTTCCAATTGTTTGAGTTGATCAGTGACGTCGTTTTCAAACTTCTGCAACAGCAACaacctaaaacacacacacacacacacacacacatattttgtgtgttattttgtggaaaAAGATTTTGTAGAGTGCACAGGTGCGTTggaaaagtgtgtctgtgtgggcggGGCCCGTGTTGCTGTGGGCGGGACCTGTGTTGATGGACACATGTGTTGGTGTGGGCGGGGCCTGTGTTGCTGGGGGGGTACCTGTGTTGACGGACACATGTGTTGGTGTGGGCGGGGCCTGTGTTGGTGTGGGCGGGGCCTGTGTTGCTGGGGGGGTACCTGTGTTGATGGACACATGTGTTGGTGTGGGCGGGGCCTGTGTTGATGGACACATGTGTTGGTGTGGGCGGGGCCTGTGTTGATGGACACATGTGTTGGTGTGGGCGGGTCCTGTGTTGATGGACACATGTGTTGGTGTGGGCGGGGCCTGTGTTGATGGACACATGTGTTGGTGTGGGCGGGGCCTGTGTTGCTGGGGGGGTACCTGTGTTGATGGACACATGTCTGTGTGGGCGGGGCCCGTGTTGCTGTGGGCGGGACCTGTGTTGATGgacagatgtgtctgtgtgggcgGGGCCTGTGTTGTTGGGGGGGTACCTGTGTTGATGGACAGATGTGTTGGTGTGGGCGGGGCCTGTGTTGATGGACAGATGTGTTGGTGTGGGCGGGGCCTGTGTTGATGGACAGATGTGTTGGTGTGGGCGGGGCCTGTGTTGATGgacagatgtgtctgtgtgggcgGGGCCTGTGTTGCTGGGGGGGTACCTGTGTTGATGGACAGATGTGTTGGTGTGGGCGGGGCCTGTGTTGATGGACAGATGTGTTGGTGTGGGCGGGGCCTGTGTTGATGGACAGATGTGTTGGTGTGGGCGGGGCCTGTGTTGCTGGGGGGGTACCTGTGTTGATGGACAGCTGTGAGCAGTGATGACACCTGTTGTTGACTCTCTCTCAGCGACAGTAGAACCTGGTTCTGAATCGTGGTCCAGCCGCCCTGAGAACAGTGGAGGTCAGaacatgatgctgatgatggagAACCACAGACTGACCGGGGGCTACTGACGGTGAAGTTGTGCTCCAGTCGTTCTTTGAAGCTTCTGAAAGCAGCCGTGATGTCTGACGTCAGTTCTGACTCCGGCCCCGACCCCGGTGTGTTTACGGGCGCCTCCCTCTTGTCATTAGAACCCGCCCAGTCTTCAaacaccccctcctctcctgttgGAGGCCCCGCCTCCTCCGGTGAACATTCTGAGACCAAGTGAAATGAATTAATTTGAGCGTTTGTAAAAGAATTCAAACCAAAGAATGAAAGATTCATTACCTGTCATTGATGAAtgaggctcctcctcttctgtctgaGGCTCCACCCTCCTCTTATTGGCCGTCGTGCCCTCAGTTTGGTCTGACAGGTAACCTGAGGTACGATCAACATCAGATAGAATCAAATCATCAAATCATTAGATTGCTGAGGAAGCTCCGCCTCCAGTTCCACCACAGAAATCAGGAAGTGAATGATGATGCGTTACAGATCAGAGACCTGAGTCTGCAGcgactctcttcctctctctgctgaacACTTCCTGAAACAACGAGGCAAACACGTGaatagaagaaaacaacatttttccaaaaaatTCAAAATTTGAAATGTACCGTTAGTATTGGAGAACTACTTCCTGCAAACTCGTGTTCCTGTGAGACCTGTGGCTCTGCATGGACAGGAGCACCTGAGGGTCCACGTCAGAGTCAAACCAGACGGCGTTTCAAATATTCAGTATCTGTGATGTCAGCAGGTTTGTGGCAACACACTGGGTGAGTGACCAGGTGTGTTACCAGTTCCAAGACCCGGTGagtgtgtgacctctgacctgagtCGTACTTCGGAGTCGAGTGTCTGATCTGATCAAATAGAAACTCAGCTCGACTTTTtcctgagttctgaaaaaaagaaaactgacttTTGAActtttgaccttttgacctgtTCATGTGTCAGCTGATGTTTACATTGTGATCACCTTCATCACTGAGGAGTCATCGTCGCTGCTGGGAGACGACAGGGGCagaactacaaacacacaaacatcacgtttgtgtttctgttgtattAAACAAAATCCTCGAAACTAACAGACTGTGATGACGCTCAGAGTCCAGCAGGTGGCACTCACTCTTCAGCTGACTCTTGCTCTGTGGTTTCTTCCTGTTGTACGATCGACCGGGTCCCTTTGCAGGGGGCGGGGCCTTGACTGGATCCCCTGGCTCTGAACCACAGGGGGCGCCCTTCACTCTCTGACAGGAAGAACGTAAAACAACTGttagacagacaggtgagcagagctacagacaggtgagcagagagctacagacagacaggtgagcagagaactacagacaggtgagcagagagctacagacaggtgagcagagagctacagacagacagacaggtgagcagagagctacagacaggtgagcagagagctacagacagacaggtgagcagagagctacagacaggtgagcagagagctacagacagacaggtgagcagagagctacagacagacaggtgagcagagagctacagacagacaggtgagcagagagctacagacaggtgagcagagctacagacagacaggtgagcagagagctacagacaggtgagcagagctacagacagacaggtgagcagagagctacagacaggtgagcagagagctacagacagacaggtgagcagagagctacagacaggtgagcagagagctacagacagacagacaggtgagcagagagctacagacaggtgagcagagagctacagacagacaggtgagcagagaggtacagacagacaggtgagcagagagctacagacaggtgagcagagagctacagacagacagacaggtgagcagagagctacagacaggtgagcagagctacagacagacaggtgagcagagagctacagacagacaggtgagcagcgctacagacagacaggtgagcagagagctacagacagacaggtgagcagagagctacagacaggtgagcagagagctacagacagacaggtgagcagagagctacagacaggtgagcagagctacagacagacaggtgagcagagagctacagacagacaggtgagcagcgctacagacagacaggtgagcagagagctacagacagacaggtgagcagagagctacagacaggtgagcagagagctacagacaggtgagcagagctacagacagataggtgagcagagagctacagacaggtgagcagagagctacagacagacaggtgagcagagagctacagacaggtgagcagagagctacagacagacaggtgagcagagagctacagacagacaggtgagcagagagctacagacaggtgagcagagctacagacagacaggtgagcagagagctacagacaggtgagcagagagctacagacagaaaggtgagcagagagctacagacaggtgagcagagagctacagacagacaggtgagcagagagctacagacaggtgagcagagagctacagacagacaggtgagcagagagctacagacaggtgagcagagagctacagacagacaggtgagcagagaggtacagacagacaggtgagcagagagctacagacaggtgagcagagagctacagacagacaggtgagcagagaggtacagacagacaggtgagcagagagctacagacaggtgagcagagctacagacagacaggtgagcagagaggtacagacagacaggtgagcagagagctacagacagacaggtgagcagagagctacagacagacagacaggtgagcagagagctacagacagacagacaggtgagcagagagctacagacagacagacaggtgagcagagagctacagacaggtgagcagagctacagacagacaggtgagcagagagctacagacagacaggtgagcagcgctacagacagacaggtgagcagagagctacagacaggtgagcagagagctacagacagacaggtgagcagagctacagacagacaggtgagcagagagctacagacagacaggtgagcagagagctacagacagacaggtgagcagagagctacagacaggtgagcagagctacagacagacaggtgagcagagagctacagacaggtgagcagagctacagacagacaggtgagcagagagctacagacaggtgagcagagagctacagacagacaggtgagcagagagctacagacaggtgagcagagagctacagacagacagacaggtgagcagagagctacagacaggtgagcagagagctacagacagacaggtgagcagagaggtacagacagacaggtgagcagagagctacagacaggtgagcagagagctacagacagacagacaggtgagcagagagctacagacaggtgagcagagctacagacagacaggtgagcagagagctacagacagacaggtgagcagcgctacagacagacaggtgagcagagagctacagacagacaggtgagcagagagctacagacaggtgagcagagagctacagacagacaggtgagcagagagctacagacaggtgagcagagctacagacagacaggtgagcagagagctacagacagacaggtgagcagcgctacagacagacaggtgagcagagagctacagacagacaggtgagcagagagctacagacaggtgagcagagagctacagacaggtgagcagagctacagacagataggtgagcagagagctacagacaggtgagcagagagctacagacagacaggtgagcagagagctacagacaggtgagcagagagctacagacagacaggtgagcagagagctacagacagacaggtgagcagagagctacagacaggtgagcagagctacagacagacaggtgagcagagagctacagacaggtgagcagagagctacagacagaaaggtgagcagagagctacagacaggtgagcagagagctacagacagacaggtgagcagagagctacagacaggtgagcagagagctacagacagacaggtgagcagagagctacagacaggtgagcagagagctacagacagacaggtgagcagagaggtacagacagacaggtgagcagagagctacagacaggtgagcagagagctacagacagacaggtgagcagagaggtacagacagacaggtgagcagagagctacagacaggtgagcagagctacagacagacaggtgagcagagaggtacagacagacaggtgagcagagagctacagacagacaggtgagcagagagctacagacagacagacaggtgagcagagagctacagacagacagacaggtgagcagagagctacagacagacagacaggtgagcagagagctacagacaggtgagcagagctacagacagacaggtgagcagagagctacagacagacaggtgagcagcgctacagacagacaggtgagcagagagctacagacaggtgagcagagagctacagacagacaggtgagcagagctacagacagacaggtgagcagagagctacagacagacaggtgagcagagagctacagacagacaggtgagcagagagctacagacaggtgagcagagagctacagacagacaggtgagcagagctacagacagacaggcgagcagagagctacagacagacaggtgagcagagagctacagacagacaggtgagcagagagctacagacagacaggtgagcagagaactacagacaggtgagcagagaggtatagacagacaggtgagcagagagctacagacagacaggtgagcagagagctacagacagacaggtgagcagagagctacagacagacagacaggtgagcagagctacagacaggtgagcagagagctaaagacagacagacaggtgagcagagagctacagacagacaggtgagcagagagctacagacagacaggtgagcagagctacagacagacaggtgagcagagagctacagacagacaggtgagcagagagctacagacagacaggtgagcagagagctacagacagacaggtgagcagagagctacagacagacaggtgagcagagagctacagacagacaggtgagcagagaactacagacaggtgagcagagaggtacagacagacaggtgagcagagagctacagacagacaggtgagcagagaactacagacagacaaacaggtgagcagagaggtacagacagacaggtgagcagagaactacagacagacaaacaggtgagcagagaggtacagacaggtgagcagagaactacagacagacaaacaggtgagcagagaggtacagacagacaggtgagcagagaactacagacagacaaacaggtgagcagagaggtacagacaggtgagcagagagctacagacagacaggtgagcagagagctacagacaggtgagcagagagctacagacagacaaacaggtgagcagagagctacagacaggtgagcagagagctacagacagacaggtgagcagagagctacagacaggtgagcagagagctacagacagacagacaggtgagtagAGAggtacagacaggtgagcagagagctacagacaggtgagcagacagacaggtaccgTGAAGACTCTCTCCGCAGCCTCCTCCAGTTCTCTCTGATGTTCATAGTTGAAGCTCAGCTCCACCTTCTGACCTCGGCTGCTGTGATGCATGATGGGATTGATCAGCTGAACACTGAGGACCGTCTTCGCCGCAGTGCATTCTGGGAACACAGTAAAAGGGTTTAAAATTAACTAATTCCTAAAACCATGGTTACACATCATCATGTTTGACACAGATCATAAAGATCATTGATTAGTCATTAGACCATAACCCGACACATAGGGTTAATGagtgaaacgctggagtgctgaGGACTGGACGAGGCTGAGACGACTGAAGCTAACAGACATTTAAAGGACCATATTTTACTCCTCTCTGGACTGAGTGGGAGGTGTTGGTCCCTGAGATGATgcatcagtggtttaaagtggacaaactgctgcagtgtgtccatgtcctctgtccgtcctctctggagctgcagacctgcctcttgagcccctcctctgattggctgactgcactttgagtgacacaCGGCCAGGCTGAGTGAAAAAGTCAGCATAGTGACTGTTGTCATACTTTGAGGCCCCCTACTGGCCCTTTCAAATCATAACGGATAGTAAAAGCtcagaaaaattattttacacaatatggagCCTTTAGATCAAGTGTGAGACACAGTTCATAGTCACTGACCGTCTTGTGTGACTTGAAGAATGAAGTTATCAACATCCTCTCTGAGCAGGTGGATGGAGCCCCACAGGAAACCCTGaaacatacaacatacatacaACACACTAAAATACATACTAAATACAGGATAGTGTGTAGTAAAGTTAAATACCTGAGGCTCGTCGACAAAGAAGCTCACACATCCTGAACCGACGTTAAAATCGATCCAGAACTCGTCCAGTTTGTCGTCTTTTGGTGGAAACAGctacagaagaagaaaacaggaagtgaccatgaagtgatcatgtgacctgagatgTATCTGTGGGGGTGTAATGTTTCACCTGAGTGGAATCAAGAAACGCCCGGACACAAGGGAAGGTGTAGATTCTATCAGacacaatacaaatatttggttttattattcTTATGATTAACAAtgttagttttatttttaaagagtaTTTAATTAAGATTATCACCTCCTCTGGTCGCCATGGTAACGGTTCACAAAATTCAGGAAACGTCTGCAGTccttagagacagacaggtgttcagacagacgggtgttcagacagacgggtgttcagacagacgggtgttcagacagacgggtgttcagacagacgggtgttcagacagacgggtgttcagacagacagacgggtgttcagacagacagacgggtgttcagagagacgggtgttcagacagacgggtgttcagagagacagacgggtgttcagagagacagacgggtgttcagacagacgggtgttcagagagacgggtgttcagacagacgggtgttcagacagacgggtgttcagagagacagacgggtgttcagagagacagacgggtgttcagagagacgggtgttcagacagacggg
This region includes:
- the sycp2l gene encoding synaptonemal complex protein 2-like isoform X2, which translates into the protein MFQVQLQDSLIGGDSYQLVSLLQSEGLSSSALNTLDQWVTKDLSGRGFSRVVVVLKSLRILSENRGDVQTLLDYGLTTKVLLWFKAVCDLLTSDLHKSSAPLLSLTEEFFDYFLVLSQASLPVSQLSVVLLQLAQFTLEPELHFPLRLEAIRTFNSILESLSREQRRLIQNEQNQNKMLEKVAAAVLTVGDYELQVSLSEALCRLTPRKDRQQRANHWFCSSDISGAFCDIRDGDFEVDCRRFLNFVNRYHGDQRRIYTFPCVRAFLDSTQLFPPKDDKLDEFWIDFNVGSGCVSFFVDEPQGFLWGSIHLLREDVDNFILQVTQDECTAAKTVLSVQLINPIMHHSSRGQKVELSFNYEHQRELEEAAERVFTRVKGAPCGSEPGDPVKAPPPAKGPGRSYNRKKPQSKSQLKILPLSSPSSDDDSSVMKNSGKSRAEFLFDQIRHSTPKYDSGAPVHAEPQVSQEHEFAGSSSPILTEVFSRERKRVAADSGYLSDQTEGTTANKRRVEPQTEEEEPHSSMTECSPEEAGPPTGEEGVFEDWAGSNDKREAPVNTPGSGPESELTSDITAAFRSFKERLEHNFTGGWTTIQNQVLLSLRESQQQVSSLLTAVHQHRLLLLQKFENDVTDQLKQLEENSTTVNSMNTQILSFFQNEMQRLGSFCDEHQQRLKCLVNGQSENPSTQ
- the sycp2l gene encoding synaptonemal complex protein 2-like isoform X1, which encodes MFQVQLQDSLIGGDSYQLVSLLQSEGLSSSALNTLDQWVTKDLSGRGFSRVVVVLKSLRILSENRGDVQTLLDYGLTTKVLLWFKAVCDLLTSDLHKSSAPLLSLTEEFFDYFLVLSQASLPVSQLSVVLLQLAQFTLEPELHFPLRLEAIRTFNSILESLSREQRRLIQNEQNQNKMLEKVAAAVLTVGDYELQVSLSEALCRLTPRKDRQQRANHWFCSSDISGAFCDIRDGDFEVDCRRFLNFVNRYHGDQRRIYTFPCVRAFLDSTQLFPPKDDKLDEFWIDFNVGSGCVSFFVDEPQGFLWGSIHLLREDVDNFILQVTQDECTAAKTVLSVQLINPIMHHSSRGQKVELSFNYEHQRELEEAAERVFTRVKGAPCGSEPGDPVKAPPPAKGPGRSYNRKKPQSKSQLKILPLSSPSSDDDSSVMKNSGKSRAEFLFDQIRHSTPKYDSGAPVHAEPQVSQEHEFAGSSSPILTEVFSRERKRVAADSGYLSDQTEGTTANKRRVEPQTEEEEPHSSMTECSPEEAGPPTGEEGVFEDWAGSNDKREAPVNTPGSGPESELTSDITAAFRSFKERLEHNFTVSSPRSVCGSPSSASCSDLHCSQGGWTTIQNQVLLSLRESQQQVSSLLTAVHQHRLLLLQKFENDVTDQLKQLEENSTTVNSMNTQILSFFQNEMQRLGSFCDEHQQRLKCLVNGQSENPSTQ